The nucleotide window cgtcagccttcgagattttgcagggagccaggtgctttactaagttggaccttcgtaacgcttaccatctcgtacgcatcagagagggggacgagtggaaaacggcgtttaacactccgttagggcattttgaataccgggttctgccgttcggtctcgctaatgctccagctgtctttcaggcattagttaatgatgtactgagagacatgctgaacatttttgttttcgtttaccttgacgatatcctgattttttcaccgtcactcgagattcatgttcagcacgttcgacgtgtactccagcgccttttagagaattgtctctacgtgaaggctgagaagtgcgcctttcatgtctcctctgtcacttttctcggttctgttatttccgctgaaggcattcagatggatcccgctaaggtccaggctgtcagcgattggcccgtccctaagtcacgtgtcgagttgcagcgttttctcggtttcgctaatttctatcggcgtttcattcgtaatttcggtcaagtggctgcccctctcaccgctctgacttctgtcaagacttgctttaagtggtccggttccgcccagggagcttttgatctcctcaagaagcgttttacatccgctcctatccttgttactcctgacgtcactaaacaattcattgtcgaggttgacgcttcagaggtgggcgtgggagccattctgtctcagcgcttccagtctgacgataaggtccatccttgcgcttacttttctcatcgcctgtcgccatcggaacgcaactatgatgtgggtaaccgcgaactgctcgccatccgcttagccataggcgaatggcgacagtggttggagggggcgaccgtcccttttgtcgtttggactgaccataagaaccttgagtacatccgttcggccaaacgacttaatgcacgtcaagctcgttgggcgttgtttttcgctcgtttcgagttcgtgatttcctatcgtccgggaaataagaacaccaagcctgatgccttatcccgtctctttagttcttctgtggcttctaccgaccccgaggggattctccctgaagggcgtgttgtcgggttgactgtctggggaattgagagacaggtaaagcaagcactcactcacactgcgtcgccgcgcgcttgtcctagtaaccttctgtttgttcctgtctctactcgtctggctgttcttcagtgggctcactctgccaagttagctggccaccccggcgttcggggtacgcttgcttctattcgccagcggttttggtggcctactcaggagcgggacacgcgtcgtttcgtggctgcttgttcggactgcgcgcagactaagtcaggtaactctcctcctgccggtcgtctcagaccgcttcccattccttctcgaccatggtctcacatcgccttagactttattaccggtctgccttcgtctgcggggaagactgtgattcttacggttatcgataggttctctaaggcggcacatttcattcccctcgctaagcttccttccgctaaggagacggcacaaatcatcattgagaatgtgttcagaattcatggcctcccgttagacgccgtttcagacagaggtccgcaattcacgtcacagttttggagggagttctgtcgtttgattggtgcttccgtcagtctctcttccgggtttcatccccagtctaacggtcaagcagaaagggccaatcagtcgattggtcgcattttacgcagcctttcgtttcgaaaccctgcgtcttgggcagaacagctcccctgggctgagtacgctcacaactcgcttccttcgtctgctaccgggctgtccccgtttcagagtagtcttggctaccagcctcctctgttttcgtcccagctcgccgagtccagcgttccctccgctcaggcttttgtccaacgttgtgagcgcacctggaggagggtcaggtctgcactttgccgttacagggcgcagactgtgagagccgccaataagcgtaggattaagagtcctaggtattgtcgcggtcagagagtgtggctttccactcgtaaccttccccttacgacagcttctcgcaagttgactccgcggttcattggtccgttccgtgtctctcaggtcgtcaatcctgtcgctgtgcgactgcttcttccgcaacatcttcgtcgcgtccaccctgtcttccatgtctcctgtgtcaagccttttcttcgcgcccccgttcgtcttcccttcccccccccccgtccttgtcgagggcgctcctatttacaaggtacggaagatcatggacatgcgttctcggggacgtggtcaccagtacttagtggattgggagggttacggtcctgaggagaggagttgggttccatctcgggacgtgctggaccgttcgttgatcgatgatttccttcgttgccgccagggttcctcctcgagtgcgccaggaggcgctcggtgagtgggggggtactgtcatgttttgtctttgatcatgtcttgtccctgtgcttccctctgctggtcttattaggttctttctctttctctctctctatcgttccgttcatgctcccagctgtttctcattctccctacgacctcatttactctttcacacctgtcccctattttgccctctgattagagtccctatttctccctctgttttccgctcctgtccttgtcggattcttgtttgatgtttgcagttcctgtgtcttgttccgccctgtcgtgttcttttgccttcttcagatgctgcgtgtgagcaggtgtctatgtcagctacggcctgtgccttcctgaagcgacctgcagtctgtggtcgcgtctccagtcgttcctctctattgacgagaggatttcagtttcctgttttggatttccattgatttatatccaggagtatcattatttgttttatactggaataaagactctgttactattacgtcgcttttgggtcctcattcatctgcataacactCAGGGGCAGATTTTTCAAATAGTGGCTGCTAATGAGAAAGTGTTGCACTGATCTTTGCAGGGGGAATGATTCTATCCATTCTCTGTATTCATGAAGCATCGTCATTGTCATCAGTTGTATGGGTGGATGAAAGAGAAAAAAACATGGGAAAATCTCACTTTTCACACGAGACTATCACTAGGAGAGGTCTTGCAATGCCATTCTTATCCATGCGTATCCATTTAGACCTGTGAGCACAAATAAATCATTTCTCACAATGAAGGTAATCAGTTTTGATAGAAGTGCTATTTTGGCGTGCATCTATTTGCGAAACAAAGGATTTGATATCCCCAACTGTTGTTGAATGTGGCATAAAATGCATTAAAGGAGAGTAGTTAATGCTAGTAAGACACAATTATTTTCTGGAAAAACACTATTACATGGATGATTGGATTTGTGATGAGTTCCTGTTTTTTCATGCCCTCTCTGTAACTACTTCATGATGACTCATAATCAGTGAGGTCAGAGACATGTCTTCAAAGATGTTTACCCTCACAGCAACCTAACAAAGCTACTGTTATTATTGTGAGTTAACGTCAATATCAAAACTCACCAAACACTGTGGACACACTAAATGAGCTGACGACAGAGTATCGTGCACACCTCACCCAGAGAACAAAGTAGCGTAGGAGCTAGAGGTGCTGTCTGTGTGCTGCTAATACCTGAAACCCCAAACTGCTGAAATGTGTCAGATGGCTAAAGGCCCATTCTTCCTGTGTTCCTACTTCCTATCTCAGTCCTACCCCAGGCTGTTGAGCCTCCTGCATACCGGCAGCTCTgatcaatggggggggggggtgggctgAGCAGTGGAGTGATGTTTGAACCACTGAGCACAAGAGCTTTATCCTGTGGTCGGCTTCTAATATATCGCAGCACAGACATCTTGGTGTAATTTACCCCTGTACATTTGTGTATCTTCTGTTGTCGTCACGTTCTCTTTTCTTAGTAGCGATACTTTCTAATTAACAAATGTGCTCTGGATTAGTGTTGGTGATGGCTGTAAAAGTTTATTAGCAATCCATTGAGTGAAGGGAGCGGGAGTGACAATCCCTGGCACCAGCAGAAGCCCTACGATCAATACACTCCCCTaaacctccctcacacacacaactgtctcAGTGGCTGACTCGCACATTTAGTCATTAATACCTCAAAATGGACTACAGTGAGGAGTTCACCAACTCCTTGAATGTGCTTTTTCTCCCGCTAATTAATTTTTGGAGTGCATGAAGCCCATTAAACTTTGAAGAGCGGACGCTATTTACTTGTGCATACAATCCATTGCCTGTTGTATGTGCTTGTTTTTTTATTGTTCAGGCCTCATTTGTAAAAGTCACTTTCGTCTCAATATGACTTccctgttgaaataaaggtaaataaatacTATCCTATCCTAACCAACATCTCTTTTTCATTTCAGACATGAACCACTGAAGCTGAGACGGACAAGGACTGCAATAAGCTCACGTGACGAGCTCTATTCCCACCACCAAAAGATCTCAATCATGACACCCAAATGGCTGGTGATATTTTTCCTTTTTCTACAATCTGGGACCGAAAATGCATTCCCTATGGCCCCGACCAAGCTTCCCCCTGAGACAGGCACCTACAGGGTCACAGACACAAGCCTCACTCATCTCACAGTGCACAGTCGGACGGGAGAGGTCTATGTGGGAGCAGTGAACCGGGTCTATAAGCTGTCTGCCAACCTAACAGAGCTGCGTTCACACATGACTGGCCCCGTGGATGACAACGCCAAATGTTACCCCCCTCCCAGCGTCCGAGCTTGTGCACATAAACTGGAGTCCTCTGACAACGTCAACAAGTTGCTGCTGGTTGATTACGCTGGCAACCGCCTGGTAGCATGTGGAAGCATCTGGCAGGGTGTGTGTCAGTTCCTGCGGCTGGAGGACCTCTTCAAGCTGGGAGAGCCCCACCACCGCAAGGAGCATTACCTCTCTGGAGCCAGGGAGGCCGACGGCATGGCAGGAGTGGTGGTTGACAGAACAGAAGGGAAGTGGAAGAATGAGAAGAAGGGGGGCAGCCGGCTGTTTATCGGGGCAGCCATCGATGGCAAGTCAGAGTATTTCCCTACCCTGTCCAGCCGTAAACTAGTCGCTGATGAAGAGAGTGTTAACATGTTCAGTCTGGTCTACCAGGACGAGTTTGTGTCCTCACAAATCAAGATACCCTCCGACACCCTGTCCCTCTACCCGGCGTTTGACATTTACTACGTGTATGGATTCTCCAGCCGTACCTACATCTATTTCCTGACGTTGCAGCTGGACACACAGCTCACCCAGATGGATGCCACCGGTGAAAAGTTCTTCACCTCCAAGATAGTGCGGATGTGTTCCAATGACACCGAATTCTATTCTTATGTGGAGTTCCCCCTGGGTTGCACCAAGGATGGGGTGGAGTACCGGCTGGTCCAGTCTGCCTACAAGCACCGTCCAGGTCGGATGCTGGCCCAGGCCTTGGGGCTGTCTGAGGACGAGGATGTGCTGTTTGTGGTGTTCTCCCAGGGCCAGAAGAACCGGGCCAATCCGCCTCGGGAAACAGTCCTGTGTCTCTTTACCCTGCATCAGATCAACCTGGCCATGAGGGAGAGGATCAAGTCGTGCTACCGTGGGGAAGGCAAGCTGTCCCTGCCCTGGCTGCTCAACAAGGAGCTACCCTGCATCAACACGGTGAGTCATCACCATTTCTTTTTAGTAATTCCACTTCAAATGAAGTACTTCTATCCAGCCTCAGGCCCCAGCCCCGAAGGCAATATTCTGCTGGGTTTACTTGCATATTTCATCCATACCTCATTAACTTAAATAACCCAAATGCCCTATGAATATATTGAAACATTTAAAGCCAGGCACCAGAGATTTTTGCATTTACTTATAcattttgagatttttggttgttTT belongs to Salvelinus alpinus chromosome 28, SLU_Salpinus.1, whole genome shotgun sequence and includes:
- the LOC139557316 gene encoding plexin A3 isoform X3 — its product is MTPKWLVIFFLFLQSGTENAFPMAPTKLPPETGTYRVTDTSLTHLTVHSRTGEVYVGAVNRVYKLSANLTELRSHMTGPVDDNAKCYPPPSVRACAHKLESSDNVNKLLLVDYAGNRLVACGSIWQGVCQFLRLEDLFKLGEPHHRKEHYLSGAREADGMAGVVVDRTEGKWKNEKKGGSRLFIGAAIDGKSEYFPTLSSRKLVADEESVNMFSLVYQDEFVSSQIKIPSDTLSLYPAFDIYYVYGFSSRTYIYFLTLQLDTQLTQMDATGEKFFTSKIVRMCSNDTEFYSYVEFPLGCTKDGVEYRLVQSAYKHRPGRMLAQALGLSEDEDVLFVVFSQGQKNRANPPRETVLCLFTLHQINLAMRERIKSCYRGEGKLSLPWLLNKELPCINTPKQIGDDFCGLVLNQPLGGLRVIEGTPLYDDRVDGMGAVAAYTYGDHSVVFVGTRSGHLKKIRVDGIPPPSQSALLYETVTVVEGKPILRDMVFSPDYQYIYLLSDKQVSRLPVESCGQYTTCKTCLGSGDPHCGWCVLHNKCSRQEACEKWAEPQHFNTELDQCVDISVTPNNISVTSTSTQLSVKVVNVPSLSAGVTCVFEELTESPGEVLAKGQILCMSPSLRDVPSLAQGYGDKRVVKFFLKSKETGHKFITTDFIFYNCSVLQSLARCCWLI